The Salvia miltiorrhiza cultivar Shanhuang (shh) chromosome 1, IMPLAD_Smil_shh, whole genome shotgun sequence genome has a window encoding:
- the LOC130991502 gene encoding uncharacterized protein LOC130991502 isoform X2 — protein MAATPVVLLITLPTQNSAHQAPLSHITMGSSLSFFLLLTFSILIFTLYTILKNHSSSNGGKGEEGSEKIQSLSANHQQKQETGREPDPDPGNLARSLLLEILPPSSPKWDYSLYSKGEDVDDDDPGEKSGSGREDKKRRKKRARKKKPGPNEGEGKDKEELVCLYPFTKSCSATQRKIKQQYDQLVKSHGSNGLTLDQVGQFVNCLVEARNELQNKSEVIKRRFTITKALLFKADRSSFDRLRQQIYKLELEQKRLEEDAFVYNWLQDQLKVSPAYKKMLEISACMETKAKSSIPAESQDANFSDISFEELLAQEKKDAFWQRNGKLRSCSG, from the exons ATGGCGGCCACCCCAGTTGTTCTTCTAATCACTCTCCCCACTCAGAATTCGGCGCATCAAGCTCCCCTCTCCCACATTACAATGGGCTCGTCTCTCTCattcttcctcctcctcactTTCTCCATACTCATTTTCACCCTCTACACAATCTTGAAGAATCACAGCAGCAGCAATGGCGGAAAGGGGGAAGAGGGCTCAGAAAAAATCCAATCTTTATCTGCGAACCACCAGCAGAAGCAAGAAACGGGCCGCGAGCCCGACCCCGACCCGGGAAATTTGGCCCGTTCCTTGCTGCTCGAGATCTTGCCTCCGAGTTCGCCGAAATGGGATTATTCCCTTTATAGTAAAGGTGAGGATGTTGATGATGACGACCCGGGTGAGAAAAGCGGGTCGGGCCGGGAAGAtaagaagaggaggaagaagcGGGCTAGGAAGAAGAAGCCCGGCCCGAATGAGGGGGAAGGGAAAGATAAGGAAGAGTTGGTTTGTTTGTATCCTTTCACAAAGTCTTGTAGTGCTACGCAGAGGAAGATCAAGCAGCAGTATGATCAACTCGTCAAGTCTCATGGATCAAATGGATTGACTCTTGATCAG GTTGGACAGTTTGTCAATTGCCTGGTTGAGGCGAGAAACGAGCTGCAAAACAA ATCCGAAGTCATCAAGAGGAGATTCACAATCACCAAGGCCCTACTGTTTAAGGCGGACCGATCCTCCTTTGACCGCCTACGTCAACAG ATATACAAGCTAGAATTAGAGCAAAAGAGACTAGAAGAAGACGCTTTCGTCTATAACTGGCTTCAAGACCAGCTTAAGGTCTCTCCAGCATACAAGAAG ATGCTGGAAATCAGCGCGTGTATGGAGACGAAAGCGAAGTCCAGCATCCCTGCAGAGAGTCAAGATGCAAACTTCTCCGACATATCATTTGAAGAATTACTAGCGCAGGAGAAGAAGGACGCATTTTG GCAGAGAAATGGGAAGCTGAGATCGTGCTCGGGATGA
- the LOC130991491 gene encoding transmembrane 9 superfamily member 7-like — MGLRVPDRVAAIVSCLLILFSSVHSFYLPGVAPRDFARGDDLQVKVNKLSSTKTQLPYDYYFLKYCKPTKIQNVAENLGEVLRGDRIENSIYNFNMREEKSCTVACKTHLDAQAAKDFKEKIDDEYRVNMILDNLPVAVLRQRRDGIPSTTYEHGFRVGFKGNYAGSKEEKYFIHNHLSFRVKYHKDADTDTARIVGFEVSPGSINHEFKEWDDKNPKVPTCNQNTKNMVQGSTVPQEVDKDKDIVFTYDVTFQESEIKWASRWDTYLLMNDDQIHWFSIINSLMIVLFLSGMVAMIMMRTLYKDIANYNQLETQDEAQEETGWKLVHGDVFRAPSNYGLLCVYVGTGIQIFAMTLVTMIFALLGFLSPSNRGGLMTAMVLLWVFMGLFGGYSSARLYKMFKGTEWKRNTLKTAFMFPGILFAVFFVLNALIWGEKSSGAVPFGTMFALVCLWFGISVPLVFVGSYLGFKKPAVEDPVKTNKIPRQVPEQAWYMKPIFSVLIGGILPFGAVFIELFFILTSIWLNQFYYIFGFLFIVFVILIITSAEITIVLCYFQLCSEDYHWWWRAYLTAGSSALYLFLYSAFYFFTKLEITKLVSGILYFGYMLIASYAFFALTGTIGFYACFWFVRKIYSSVKID, encoded by the exons ATGGGTCTCCGAGTCCCGGATCGGGTCGCTGCCATTGTTTCCTGCTTGCTCATCTTGTTCTCGTCGGTGCATTCCTTCTATCTCCCCGGTGTTGCGCCTCGTGATTTTGCAAGA GGGGATGATCTTCAAGTGAAAGTGAACAAGCTGTCATCGACTAAGACACAACTTCCATATGACTATTACTTCTTGAAATACTGCAAGCCAACTAAGATTCAGAATGTCGCTGAAAACCTCGGAGAGGTGCTTCGAGGTGACCGTATAGAAAATTCAATTTATAAC TTTAACATGAGGGAGGAAAAATCTTGCACGGTGGCTTGCAAAACTCATCTTGATGCTCAAGCTGCAAAGGATTTCAAGGAAAAAATTGATGACGAGTACAGAGTCAATAT GATTCTAGATAATCTTCCAGTAGCTGTACTTAGGCAAAGAAGAGATGGAATTCCATCCACAACTTATGAGCACGGTTTCCGCGTAGGGTTCAAGGGAAATTATGCTGGG AGCAAAGAGGAGAAATATTTTATTCATAACCACTTAAGCTTCAGAGTTAAGTATCACAAAGATGCTGATACTGACACTGCTCGAATTGTTGGATTTGAAGTTTCCCCTGGAAG CATTAACCATGAGTTCAAGGAGTGGGATGACAAGAACCCTAAGGTGCCAACATGCAACCAGAACACCAAAAATATGGTTCAGGGGAGTACTGTACCACAGGAAGTGGATAAAGACAAAGACATTGTATTTACTTATGATGTTACTTTCCAG GAAAGCGAGATCAAGTGGGCGTCCAGGTGGGATACTTACCTCCTCATGAATGATGATCAGATTCACTGGTTTTCAATCATTAACTCCTTGATGATTGTCCTCTTCCTTTCTGGTATGGTTGCCATGATAATGATGAGAACTCTGTACAAAGATATTGCCAACTATAATCAATTGGAAACCCAAGATGAAGCTCAAGAAGAAACAGGGTGGAAGCTggttcatggagatgttttcagGGCACCATCAAACTATGGATTGCTGTGTGTTTATGTTGGTACTGGCATTCAGATCTTTGCAATGACACTCGTGACAATGATTTTTGCATTGCTAGGTTTCCTATCTCCTTCCAACCGTGGTGGGCTGATGACAGCTATGGTTCTCTTGTGGGTTTTCATGGGGTTGTTCGGTGGATACTCATCTGCCCGTCTTTACAAAATGTTCAAGGGCACTGAGTGGAAGAGGAATACCTTAAAAACAGCCTTCATGTTCCCGGGTATACTCTTTGCAGTCTTCTTTGTGTTAAATGCTCTCATTTGGGGAGAAAAGTCATCCGGTGCTGTGCCTTTCGGAACAATGTTTGCACTTGTGTGTCTATGGTTTGGAATATCAGTACCATTGGTATTTGTTGGTAGTTATTTGGGTTTCAAAAAGCCCGCCGTTGAAGATCCTGTGAAGACAAATAAGATCCCAAGGCAGGTACCTGAACAGGCGTGGTACATGAAGCCAATATTCTCTGTACTTATTGGGGGCATTCTTCCATTTGGTGCGGTGTTCATAGAGCTATTCTTCATCTTGACTTCCATCTGGCTGAACCAGTTCTACTACATCTTTGGCTTCCTCTTCATAGTTTTCGTGATCTTGATAATCACATCTGCAGAGATCACAATCGTCCTCTGCTATTTCCAGCTGTGCAGCGAAGACTATCATTGGTGGTGGAGAGCTTATCTGACAGCTGGCTCCTCTGCTCTGTACCTCTTCCTGTACTCAGCTTTCTACTTCTTCACCAAGCTGGAAATTACTAAGCTGGTTTCGGGCATTTTGTATTTCGGCTACATGCTCATTGCATCGTATGCTTTCTTTGCCCTGACCGGAACAATCGGGTTCTATGCTTGTTTCTGGTTTGTCCGGAAGATTTATTCCTCTGTGAAGATCGATTAA
- the LOC130991502 gene encoding uncharacterized protein LOC130991502 isoform X1, producing the protein MAATPVVLLITLPTQNSAHQAPLSHITMGSSLSFFLLLTFSILIFTLYTILKNHSSSNGGKGEEGSEKIQSLSANHQQKQETGREPDPDPGNLARSLLLEILPPSSPKWDYSLYSKGEDVDDDDPGEKSGSGREDKKRRKKRARKKKPGPNEGEGKDKEELVCLYPFTKSCSATQRKIKQQYDQLVKSHGSNGLTLDQVGQFVNCLVEARNELQNKSEVIKRRFTITKALLFKADRSSFDRLRQQIYKLELEQKRLEEDAFVYNWLQDQLKVSPAYKKMLEISACMETKAKSSIPAESQDANFSDISFEELLAQEKKDAFWYAVISKLNSFFVIFHRETLDGDSVCLLCAGREMGS; encoded by the exons ATGGCGGCCACCCCAGTTGTTCTTCTAATCACTCTCCCCACTCAGAATTCGGCGCATCAAGCTCCCCTCTCCCACATTACAATGGGCTCGTCTCTCTCattcttcctcctcctcactTTCTCCATACTCATTTTCACCCTCTACACAATCTTGAAGAATCACAGCAGCAGCAATGGCGGAAAGGGGGAAGAGGGCTCAGAAAAAATCCAATCTTTATCTGCGAACCACCAGCAGAAGCAAGAAACGGGCCGCGAGCCCGACCCCGACCCGGGAAATTTGGCCCGTTCCTTGCTGCTCGAGATCTTGCCTCCGAGTTCGCCGAAATGGGATTATTCCCTTTATAGTAAAGGTGAGGATGTTGATGATGACGACCCGGGTGAGAAAAGCGGGTCGGGCCGGGAAGAtaagaagaggaggaagaagcGGGCTAGGAAGAAGAAGCCCGGCCCGAATGAGGGGGAAGGGAAAGATAAGGAAGAGTTGGTTTGTTTGTATCCTTTCACAAAGTCTTGTAGTGCTACGCAGAGGAAGATCAAGCAGCAGTATGATCAACTCGTCAAGTCTCATGGATCAAATGGATTGACTCTTGATCAG GTTGGACAGTTTGTCAATTGCCTGGTTGAGGCGAGAAACGAGCTGCAAAACAA ATCCGAAGTCATCAAGAGGAGATTCACAATCACCAAGGCCCTACTGTTTAAGGCGGACCGATCCTCCTTTGACCGCCTACGTCAACAG ATATACAAGCTAGAATTAGAGCAAAAGAGACTAGAAGAAGACGCTTTCGTCTATAACTGGCTTCAAGACCAGCTTAAGGTCTCTCCAGCATACAAGAAG ATGCTGGAAATCAGCGCGTGTATGGAGACGAAAGCGAAGTCCAGCATCCCTGCAGAGAGTCAAGATGCAAACTTCTCCGACATATCATTTGAAGAATTACTAGCGCAGGAGAAGAAGGACGCATTTTGGTATGCTGTAATCTCGAAACTGAACTCCTTTTTCGTTATTTTTCATAGAGAGACGCTTGATGGTGATAGTGTGTGTTTGTTGTGTGCAGGCAGAGAAATGGGAAGCTGA